Proteins co-encoded in one Lacerta agilis isolate rLacAgi1 chromosome 6, rLacAgi1.pri, whole genome shotgun sequence genomic window:
- the TMEM167B gene encoding protein kish-B — protein MANVYSLDGLLVFGLLFVCTCAYFRKVPRLKVWLLSEKRGVWGVFYKAAVIGTRLHAAVAISCIVMAFYVLFIK, from the exons ATGGCTAACG TGTATTCGCTGGACGGGCTGCTGGTATTCGGGTTGCTCTTCGTGTGCACCTGCGCCTACTTCCGGAAGGTGCCTCGGCTGAAAGTCTGGCTGCTCTCGGAAAAAAGGGGCGTCTGGGGGGTATTCTACAAAG CGGCAGTGATTGGTACTAGACTCCATGCAGCAGTGGCAATATCCTGCATTGTAATGGCTTTTTATGTCCTCTTTATAAAATGA